One Gloeothece verrucosa PCC 7822 DNA window includes the following coding sequences:
- a CDS encoding DUF3598 family protein — MNFQEENWLNLFGYCTEEGTTWHALTTVYSPELEVMRTYKFTRKFTSNADRSIIAHQNTYYLPDGTVNEKSWTIEKQSCNLSDGVCHPEGQKMRAIGFGNQTSIWVSKNIDDESNLGSEVFLKHDNWRYGLLTIYKNGNLDRFVIIKENTQNFPDTVAENTITNLEGKWHLERTKVQPNLEYFTETFSHQEIDINSSVAINTNFFLPEKVLINLPKVVPIDQAFEITVGQQTGENLYRQIKIQYDSTGQLSGLISEVYTLEN; from the coding sequence ACGCCCTGACGACGGTATATTCGCCAGAACTAGAAGTCATGCGTACCTATAAATTTACGCGAAAATTTACGAGCAATGCTGACCGAAGTATTATTGCTCATCAAAATACCTATTATTTACCAGATGGCACAGTCAATGAAAAAAGCTGGACAATTGAAAAGCAAAGCTGTAACCTGAGCGATGGAGTTTGTCATCCAGAAGGTCAAAAGATGAGAGCCATTGGTTTTGGTAATCAAACCAGCATTTGGGTTTCTAAAAATATTGATGATGAGTCAAATTTGGGTTCGGAAGTTTTTTTAAAACACGATAACTGGCGCTATGGTCTGCTGACGATTTATAAAAATGGAAATTTAGATAGATTCGTAATTATTAAAGAAAATACTCAAAATTTTCCGGACACAGTGGCAGAAAATACTATTACTAATTTAGAGGGTAAATGGCATCTAGAACGAACAAAAGTTCAGCCAAATTTAGAATACTTTACAGAAACATTTTCCCATCAAGAAATCGACATAAATTCATCAGTCGCCATCAATACTAACTTTTTTCTGCCGGAAAAAGTTCTGATAAATCTGCCTAAAGTTGTTCCTATCGATCAAGCCTTTGAAATCACGGTCGGGCAACAAACCGGAGAAAATTTATATAGACAAATTAAAATTCAATATGATTCAACCGGTCAATTAAGCGGCTTAATTTCAGAAGTTTACACTTTAGAAAATTAA
- the murJ gene encoding murein biosynthesis integral membrane protein MurJ, whose product MGYGVANDKKTSRSLAGIAGIVAVATLISKIFGLVREQAIAAAFGIGPVVNAYAFAYVVPGFLLILLGGINGPFHSALISVLAKRDKEEAAPLVETVTTLVSGFLLLVTIILIVWADVCIDLLAPGLTADVRAMAIQQLQIMAPLALLAGLIGIGFGTLNAADQYWLPGISPLFSSLAVIVGLGILFWVLGDQINAPQYIHLGSMVLAGGTLLGAILQWLAQLWAQWQAGMGTLRLRFDWRIPGVMDVMKVMAPATLSSGMLHINVYTDLFFASYIENAAAAMRYANFIVLTPLGIISNMILVPLMPVFSHLADPENWPELKQRIRQGLLLTALSMLPLTAMFIALAFPMVQVIYERGAFKAAASGEVAPVLMAYGVGMFFYLGRDVLVRVFYALGDGETPFRVSILNIFLNGLLDFFFYKPFSTPGLVFATIGVNMFSMLIFLWILNRRLRGLPLKEWGLALLQLAAISVVSGVGSWGVSWLWKTIIGDGNLLLQVLELGLAVTVSLGLFIILAMQLKLPEVKIFLDRIAQKLGRKKLLK is encoded by the coding sequence ATGGGGTATGGTGTGGCTAACGATAAAAAAACCTCTCGTTCCCTTGCCGGTATCGCTGGAATTGTTGCAGTAGCGACACTGATCAGTAAAATTTTTGGATTAGTGCGTGAACAGGCGATCGCGGCCGCCTTTGGTATTGGCCCAGTCGTTAATGCTTACGCCTTTGCTTATGTCGTTCCGGGTTTTCTCCTCATCTTGTTAGGGGGAATAAATGGTCCCTTTCACAGCGCGTTAATAAGCGTTTTAGCCAAACGAGACAAAGAAGAAGCCGCCCCATTAGTAGAAACAGTTACCACCCTAGTGAGTGGGTTTTTACTGCTGGTGACCATTATTTTAATTGTCTGGGCAGATGTTTGTATTGATCTGTTAGCACCCGGTTTAACCGCAGACGTAAGGGCGATGGCCATTCAACAATTGCAAATTATGGCCCCATTAGCCTTATTAGCCGGATTAATTGGTATCGGGTTTGGAACCCTCAACGCCGCCGATCAATATTGGTTACCCGGCATAAGTCCACTATTTTCTAGTTTAGCGGTCATTGTCGGCTTAGGTATTTTATTCTGGGTGTTGGGAGATCAAATTAATGCACCTCAATACATCCATCTAGGCTCAATGGTTTTAGCCGGAGGCACATTATTAGGCGCTATTTTACAATGGTTAGCTCAGTTATGGGCCCAGTGGCAAGCAGGAATGGGCACTTTGCGCCTACGGTTTGACTGGCGTATTCCAGGGGTAATGGATGTCATGAAAGTAATGGCCCCGGCTACCCTATCCTCTGGGATGTTACATATTAATGTATATACCGATTTATTTTTTGCTTCATATATAGAAAATGCGGCGGCAGCAATGCGCTATGCGAATTTTATTGTTTTAACCCCGTTAGGGATTATTTCTAATATGATTTTAGTGCCTTTGATGCCGGTGTTTTCCCATCTAGCTGATCCGGAAAATTGGCCAGAGTTAAAGCAGAGAATTCGCCAAGGGTTATTATTAACCGCCTTGAGTATGTTACCTCTGACAGCTATGTTTATTGCTTTGGCTTTTCCAATGGTTCAGGTGATCTATGAACGGGGCGCATTTAAAGCGGCTGCGTCTGGAGAGGTAGCACCAGTATTGATGGCTTATGGAGTCGGAATGTTCTTCTATTTAGGCCGGGATGTCTTGGTGCGGGTTTTTTATGCTTTGGGAGATGGAGAAACGCCGTTTCGAGTCAGTATTTTAAATATTTTTCTCAATGGGCTGTTAGATTTTTTCTTTTATAAACCTTTTTCTACCCCTGGGTTAGTGTTTGCAACGATTGGGGTTAATATGTTTTCGATGCTCATTTTTTTATGGATTTTAAACCGTCGTTTAAGAGGGTTACCCTTAAAAGAATGGGGGTTAGCTTTATTACAGTTAGCGGCTATCAGTGTGGTTTCTGGTGTAGGAAGTTGGGGCGTAAGTTGGCTGTGGAAAACGATCATCGGAGATGGGAATTTATTGTTGCAAGTATTAGAGTTAGGGTTAGCGGTAACGGTATCTTTAGGACTGTTTATTATCTTGGCTATGCAGTTAAAGTTACCCGAAGTTAAGATTTTCTTGGATAGAATTGCCCAGAAATTAGGCCGAAAAAAACTTCTTAAGTAG